One region of Zingiber officinale cultivar Zhangliang chromosome 7B, Zo_v1.1, whole genome shotgun sequence genomic DNA includes:
- the LOC122004811 gene encoding uncharacterized protein LOC122004811, which translates to MAARAALKAAAFSISRSSAATQSARLVPRRGLAGGGDHHGPPKVNFWEDPLSPAKWKEEHMVIICLSGWGLLIYSGYKAFSGKKESKQEVGEKVGQ; encoded by the exons ATGGCGGCACGGGCGGCGCTCAAGGCAGCGGCTTTCTCCATCTCCCGTTCGTCGGCGGCCACGCAGTCGGCGAGGCTCGTCCCGCGCAGGGGCTTAGCCGGAGGCGGAG ATCATCATGGACCTCCGAAGGTTAACTTTTGGGAAGATCCACTCAGCCCTGCTAAGTGGAAGGAAGAACAT ATGGTAATTATCTGTCTATCCGGTTGGGGTTTGCTCATCTATAGTGGATACAAGGCTTTTAGCGGAAAGAAGGAAAGCAAGCAAGAG GTGGGAGAGAAGGTCGGACAGTAG